A window of Macaca mulatta isolate MMU2019108-1 chromosome 7, T2T-MMU8v2.0, whole genome shotgun sequence genomic DNA:
TCAGTTGGCTCCTTTGTCTCTCTAACATACCCCACACTTTACTTTCAGTAATAGTGCATTTTTATTATCCCTTTGCTTTCATTGAGTACTGCATGTTGATAGTTGTTCACACTATGTAATGGGTACATTTAGGTTCAGTATACTATTCTCTCAACCCTTGATCACATTAGTCTTTCCATAAGTACTGCATgttggtgtgtgtgagtgtgagactTCATTGCCACCTTCCGTACCTGGGCTGATGGGACAAAGGAGGCAAGGGGAGCCTGGGCCCTCAGCTACTGGACCAGGGCAGGGCTCAATGTCACAGCTCTGTCAAGGGGGAAGGGCTGCAAGGGCACTGCTCCCAGGTGTGCTGAATGGAGAGGTAAGCCAGGTAAGGCAGATGcagatggtgatggtgatgacagaAGTGCTGGGTGTCCACGTTCCTTGCTAGGCTCCACTCTCCGAAGCAGTGGCTGCCATGTGCCTGGATACCAAGGGATCAGTGAAAGTGGAATAGGAATGGTGACCCAACCTGTGCACAGCAGGCGGCTCTGGCCCACCCTCCCTTCACCAACAGCCTTCCCCAGCCTCTCTGGACAGCTAGATGGGGAGCCCAAGGCTGGGCTCTTGTGGGCAGGACAGAAGGAGAGCCCATCAAGAGCTTGAGAAGCAATCACCTGGCAGTCCTGCCCTTCCCATAGTGCCAAACCACTCTCACTGAGGGCCCATCTCCTGAACTCCTCTGGCACTCGGAGCCCAGACATGCCCATTTGTGCTAAATGCCTAAGTCTCATCTCTAACTAAGCTTCAAGGCAAGGCCCAGCCTTTATAAGCTGCCTAGATTGCCCCAGTAGCCAGCACAGTGCTGGGCTGAGGCTATGTGCTGTTCAAATACCTGAGGGTTGAACTCATGCAGAGGTAACCCTGGAACCGCCCTATCAAGGGCACAGAGATGAAGGTACATCACGAGGCTGGAGTCCACTGGCACACGCACATCTGCATGTGCTAGGCACAGTGCTAGGGGCCCAGTAGCAAGTGCACAGACCAGCCACTGACCCTGTGGGGGCTCCCAGTTGGAAATACCTGCGCACCACCACTGTGCACAAAGGGCCCTGGATGGGAAACAGggtccctccttcctccccaaaGTCTCCTACAGCCTTGCTGCAGTAGGTGTTCGCTGTGGACATGACATTCCTCCTCTCAGTTGGCTGGTTTTGCTGTGGCCTTTTGGCCCAAAGCCGTTGGCCACTGTCCTTTAGCCCAAGATCTGCCCCTGCCACCCCAGAGCTGTTGATGGCACCGGCAGATAGGAAACAATGAAGCTCTCAAGCACTGTGCATGGGAGCCATGGGCTGCCAGGCTGCCAGCTGGACACGGGATGAGTGACCGGGGGTGCATGCCCAGTGGGTTATTTTTTGAATCAGACTTTGCACGGCTCATTCCATACTCTTGGGTTCCTGCAGAAGTAGGCTTCTGGAGAGAAGAACCACCTCCCTCTATCGGCCTACAGGCTGTCAGGCTTGTTTTTCTTGACAGGAGGCTTAATCCTTCACCATGTTCAGCACTGGAGTGGAAGGTTTGGGTTCAGATTTCTTAATATTGGATCcttgattctttttcttcttcttctctagCCTTTAATTTACTGGAAAAAATTAATAGCAGAGACCGTGCTACATAATTTTGCCCAGAGCAGGCTGTGGGTATACAAGAGCCCcaccctgcaaaggacatcagAGGAAAACAATCCTAAATGGGGCCTGGCAGTCACAACAGGCCTGCTGGGGCAGCTGGCATCTAGTACAGGGCACAGGAGGGGACCTGCTCGGCTGGTTGTGAATTGTCCAAGGCCACCTGCTCGGCATTCTTCTAGACACACCCATCCTGCTGGGTGTGCTGTGTGCATGCGTGCCCGTGGGACCCAGAGTGAGCTAGAGCATGAGGGCCCCTCGGCCCAGTCATGAGGCTCATCTGCCCCACCTCACCCACCAGGCAGATTCTGCTCAAGGGGTCCCTGAAGGGGAAGGCTGAAAAGCGATGGCTTGCCCACGGTCATAACCAGCCCCGGGCAAGAAACACAGGGCAGGCACAGGATGCGCTTGCAGTATCTGCACCTGGCACAGCGCCTGCCACCCAGCACTGCAGAAACACAAACTGAAACTGGAATGAAGAACAGCACAAAGTCACCAGTATGTTAATGGTTAACGGCTCTGAGCCAGCCAGCAAGGGTATATTTCATTCCccaactccattttttttctccaaaaggcaaCAGATTTGTGGTCTTGCCCAAGTTCTTtcagaaaacatacaaatttttACTGCCTTTTAGCATTGAACATACATTTACCTCTCCTTTCAAGGATTTTAATACACTAAACTCTTATTACATCAGAGAAAAGGAGAGTTTTTtcactccactttttttttttttttttttttttgaaagggagtcttgctgtgtcacctaggctggagtgtagtggcgtgatcttggctcaatgcaaccttcgCCTTTTGGGTTcaatggattctcctgcctcagcctcctgagtagctgggaccacaggtgtgcgccaccaggctcagctaatttttttgtatttttagtagagacggggtttcaccacattgaccaggctcatctcaaactcctgacctcaaatgatccacctgccttggcctcccaaagtgctggtattacaggcgtgagacaccacgcccagcctcactCCACATTTTAACAAAACTCAAAAATGGCTGCACTGCCCAGGACATCTGATGGCAGACAGACTTAAGATTTgacagtatttattgagtattaaATGCCAGGAACAATTCATGTGCTTTTCACACTCCTTTAAGCCTCACAATGGCACTTGGTGCTATTATTGTCCTCACATTATGGCTCAGAAAGCCAGAGCAATGTAACCCCAAAGTTAAGGGTTGTAGCTGGCATGGCAGTCCAGACAGGCGGGCTCAGAGCCCCTAGCCCTATCCGCGCTGGCAGTCATTCTGAAGCTCCTTGGGCTCCTTCCCCACACCGACCCCAGTAAAACACCAAGAAATGACAACACTTACCAGCAGGGTGATGAGGGTTTGCCAGGAGAGCCTCCAAAACCCATGCACAGGCCTGCCTGGTGCGGTCACCCAGTCCTACCTATAGTTAGGCCTGGCTTAGCCAAATTGGTTTTCTCCCTGAGGAAGTTAACTAGAAAATATGTTATTCCCTTCCCAAGGAAACTCTGGGGATGTATGAGTTAGCTGCTGCCTGAGTAGACCCCAGGCACTGAAGGAAATTCTCTGACTATTCGCTATCTAGCAGTGTAGACATTGGCAAACTCTTTTTTCCTACCTGGGTTTCCTCTTCAGGCTAGAAAAACAGTTTTGAAGAAAGGAATGCTCTAGTTTCATGTTCCCAGAGGCTTTTGAGAACGCAGCCTGGTGACCAGGCCTGAGAGAGAGCCTTGCTCTGGCTGGATTATAAAACCTGCCTGGGGACCAGAGGCCAGCCAAGGCATGCTACAGAAATGAGTGCTTGGGGCTTCTAAAGGGGGTGGTGGAGGCAGCCCTCAGCTTTCTTCCTTCTTAAGTTTAATAACTTGGTAGCTCAGCCAGCCCCCTAGAGCATCGGAGCCCTACTGGGAGCACGCAGACTCATGAAGGCAGCTCTAAGGGTTGAATTATAACAAGCCCACCTCCCCCACCTTCATCCTGACCTCAGGGCCACTTCGCTAATTCAGCTCAGCTGTGCCTAACTTCCCCAACAGTGTCCTTTTGGTTCCCCGGGTTATATTACTTTTGGGAGTCAAACCTGAGTGACTCAAGCACCACCTGAAAGAGCTTGTTAAACTGACTGGTGGGCCAATGCACACTTTAGATCAGAGGAGTTAGAGCCCAGGAATCCTTTTAACAAGCAGCCCTGGGCATGATCCAAGGATCCCACTTTGAGTAACACCACATGGGGCTTCTGAGCAGTTCTGCCTGGGCCTCCAATAGGGTCCAAAGCTGAGTGATGCCACTGAATCGTGGTGGGAGGGAACGGGCAGAGCTTCGCTCGTGTTGACACCAGATCTGATTAATGTACCCACAGGGGCCGCTTCAGTCTTGAAGAGTTTGTCAGTCCAGTCCTGGCGTCACCTTGCTCTCTTTACTCACTGTGCCTGGTAAGGATGGGGCACATCTCTGAGGAGTGGGAAGCATTTGTGATACACCGAGAAGTCAACCCTTACTCACTTTAGGGAAGGTGTCCGGGAGCTGGCTTTTTCCACCTTGCTGAGTCAGCCCTGCTCACATGTTTTGTGTAGATAATGGCAGCAGAGGCACCTCAGTGCTTGCTTGGTCCTGAGGTCAAGCACATTAtaagcattatctcatttaatcctcataaccatCTCATGAGGCTagtgctattattatcctcattttatagataaagatgCTGAGGCTGGGAGAAGTAACACAGCCGCCGAGTGGCAGAGACAGGACTGTGAACCCAGCCAGTCTGCTTTCAGAGGCCAAGCATAAAACACACATGATATTATCAGAAACAGAATTCTGCTTACTTCAGTCCCAGTTCAGGGCTCTGGCTCCCGTCGTCTACTCAGTCTCGTTTTTTAAACGTCTCAGCTAAGATGACAGCTCTGTGAGCTTAGGTTCTTTACCTAAGAAGTTGTCGACGTTTTACAATGGGGTTAGCATATCAAGAACTTTAAAAACTGGGCCATTTTAAATACCCTTGCACTTGGGGCAACTGTAAAAGTAGGGAAATAGCAAGCTTAACAGACCCCTCAGTGAAGCCACCTGCCACAGTGACCAAGCAAATCTACAGCTTATCTGGCTTTGTGCAAGTGACTGTCCAGagtaatgtaaaaaaataaaccaGAGATTACAATTACTGTGAGAGAGTAAGCTATGGTCAGACTTTGGTATCCTGAGGGAATACTCACACTCACTTCCTAGACACACATTCCAGAAAGAGCTTTGGCTGTGACTTTGACTTGTCCCTTTCAGCTGAGCAGTCTCCAGGCGGAGCTCCCCTGCCCTGTGTTCCTATCCAGGAAGCTGCTTCCAGTGGTACCTCCACCCCATGCCAAAGTCCACTCACCATGCCAATCAGGTGGTTCGGATTTTCCAGCCACCTAGCCACTGTGCCCCTTGTCTTCTAACTGGTTTACTGAAATCTAGAGAAGCCTAAGCTCAATCCTTTGTCTAGGCAATACACTGGAGCCAGGGACTGGCTCTCAGGGACACCACCTGTCCCCATGCTGGCTTGACTGCCCCTTCCTGTTTGCTATCTCCCTACTGGGTGCCAGCTTCACATAACTTCCATCTCTGCATCAACACGGCTTCACCCACAGCTCGCTTCTAACACCAATACTAAGCAAATCAACTGTATACTTAAGCCCACATATACAAGGAGATATAGTTAAGGGcaatgaaaaagaggaaagcaTGTTAACCTTGAGGGCTTTAGGCAATAACCTGattctcatttccatttcttccttattacaatctctttcctcttccttgaAAAGAAGTACCTTTAATAAACAGGATCTTGCTTTCCCAACATTATTCTTTTCCTTAATGTAATCATGGCCTTTGGAGGCTTGATCATGTTTCAAATTGCCTCTTATAGAGACATGACCCATCTGCCCCAGCTCCcattaaacaaaaaaagatattatgGATTTGACATACAATTGATAAGAGCCACAGTGCTCTCCACCATTCTAAAGATAGTGACAAATCCAAGAACTGATTTGACTTGACTTCATCTCTGGGTCTAGGAACAGCAGTATTTCCTGTCAGCGAGACAGGAAAACCAAGGCTGAGCTGTGTTCTGGccataattcctttttcttccaaGGTCAAACCAGTTCAGTTTGGTGTTGGGTCCCAGTCTGAATAGAGCTAACTCGGTGCAGTTGGAGCCTTCTTGACTTCCAGTCCTTGGCAGCTCTGCTGCCTCCTCTTAATAAACTGGAACTGTCTAGAAACTGAAAGGTCCTGGAGAACAGCCACCTCTGAACTGGGCACTCATTACCAGGAGAACCTGAACCACAGCTCTGAGCTACCAATTCCCCCAAAGGTCACTTGCTTAGCAGAAACTAGATCTAGAAATGTTGCCACAGCTAAGGCTACATCCCCGTCGAACCTCAAAAACCTCATCCAAGGAACAAAGCCATCACCACCCATTTACTCTCTCAGGCTGGGTTGAGAAAGGGGGAGAAAGGTGAAGCAACTTTGACTTATGGCTGCTCCTGGTTCTGCAAGACCAGGTAAGCCACCTCCACTTCTCACTCAGGCTTCCACTGAGGCCCTAACAGCTTCCAGAGGGGTCTCTCATCAACCTTGGCCTTAACAAGGGCAAGAAGACACCACCACCAAGAAGgataaaataagtttttatttatagTCTTATAGTAAAGGGGGAAGCCTTAACTTGCAAGACAATTCTTCGGCAGTATGTACAACATACTTTTTATTTCCATGGAATGGAATCAAACACGAACAGAGACTACAGAGTATACACTAGAAATCAGCAAATGCCAGGAACGGAgtaggaaaaagacaaagaaatgaggCCTAAACACACAAAACCCTTCACTGGGATCTGTTGACCACAGCCAGAACCAGGGCTGGATCACGCAATGGAGACAGGTTCCAGGACAGTAGGAAAGGAAGTGGGGTGAGGGCTGGGAAGGGTCCGCACTGGGGTGCGGGTTTAGTACCAGGTAAATTGCTCTTGGTATTTACATACAAAATCAGTTGGCTCTATTTCTTAGAAATACACAcgggaagaaagaaagatttcaTCATTACTTTATGAATCTGTCGCTTTGCAAGACCGACATCATCAGAAATAGGTACAATTCACTCAGATTCAAATTTAAGTAGCAGGAAATAAATATCAAAACATCATCACTGGCCCTCAATACAAAACCTCTATGCCACCCAAAACACCCTCCCTGTCCCAACCCTTAAATGGCCACTCTCTGGTGGCtgctgcttcactgctgccatcTCCCATACATACCACAAGAGTGTCACACGGCCCTCCGTGAGGCTGGCACCGCAGGCTTAAACAGCTGGCTGAGAGAAGCAGGAGTGAAACATGCCAGGGACTCTGTGCTGCGAATCTGTCCCCACTTTCTTTTTATGCCACAAACTTCTTTAAGAATCTGGTCTTTCAATAGGAGCGATACATAGctttttagaaaaaggaaaaaaaaaaaaaaaacccttaaaaaggAGGAGGGTTCATTCTGATTACTCCAAACCGGTCATCTTCTCAAAGTAGAGCAGTTCAGATTCACAAAGTCTATCAGAGGTGAGGGCGGACCAGGAGGCCGCCTGGGCAGGGCAGGCGTCCTCCAGGCATGTGCCTGGCAGGGCTGGAGGAGCTGGTAGGGTGGGCAGGACACTATGTGCTCAGAGGTCTGGCCGGCCATCTGTCCTCCACAGAAAAAGCTGCCAAGTTGGGGTGTTTTGGTTTAAAAATTCCTGGTGGGGACAGGGAATCCCTGAAgggaatacattaaaaaaaatatacagtGGAAATGGGGAAGGAGAACAAGAGCTGTTGTCCAAGAGCttctatgtaaaaataaaaattaaaaaaaaaaaagggagaaagagaaaaatagagtCTTTTAGATGCTTCTGAGGGTTCTACCGATGAACTGAAAGGAGGATGAGACGATGGAGACAGACAGTTTTTATTGCTGGCCTGCCCCGAGTGGCTTAGCTGGCCTCCATCCGGAGCTTCTTCCTGCTTTGGGGCTCTTCAGGCTCAGACTCCGAGCTGGAGTCCGAGCCCCCATCGAAGGCAGAGATGGTGCTGCCCTTGGCGTTGGTGTAGAGGCTGTTGTCTGAGGAGGGGTAGTTGGTCTGCAGTTGGGCACTTGACCTCGCCTTCTCCAGTGCACGGACTAAAAGGCAACCAAGGGAGTGTGTTACTGCCTTCTGGAGACTTGGGGAGTAACCGAGTCTCAGACTCAGGGTCCAGCCTGTTCTTCCTAAGGGCTTGCTTGTTGGCCCCCGAGGCTCAAGATGCTCAGAAGTACTCCCTTCGGGTGGCTGTTCACTCACACACTTCATTTCCCTCCCGCCTTTCCCAGCTGGACCTGGGAGCCAGCAGATACTCTGCAATCCCACCCAACCCCGAAGAGAAGGCTTGTGATGTCACCGTCCTGCCGTGGAAGCCCCTGCGGAGAGACTGGAGCGTGAGCTCCCTGTGGGATTTAGAAGTGCAATAACAGAGGAGAAGCTGGCCCAGGAGCATGAGGCTCCACAAGGTGTGAGGCCACGCAACAGCAGAAAAGGATGACATAAGACGTATCAGCCAAAGAACAGTTTTGGCTTAGCTCTCGTGTACAAGATCCACTTGAAATGACAAGCTGGACACTTGGAAGCAAGTCACCAATACACATAAAATACCTGGGCTTTTCCAATAGCCCCTACATGCAGGCTGCTTGGCCCAGTAACCAACCCACTGACACCACCCACTGCCCATCTCTTGGTTCAGCTcagcttgagcctggaaggtcaacccatttattttactttattttattttattttatttgaggttTTCTAACCCAGGTGGTTACTTGCATTTCCTTTTACTTGCATCTTCcatgagggaggaagagaagtgaATTCCCCAGGAACAAACAACTTGATCAGCTCTTGCTTTCCCCTGTGGTTGTAGGAAAAGGCGGGTGTGAGCATTGAGAACAGCATGGGCCTAGCCCACAGGCTGCCCCGATTGGACTACCATTGACAATGGGGAGGGCTCACTGTCCCTGAACACCTGGAGTCTCTGGTACTTACATAGCACATTCCACTCCAAGGACCTCAAAGCTCTTTTCAGACACCTGATGCCAGGTGTGATCCCTACTGCAGGCAGAGCACCTGAGCCCCAAGAAGGGGAGAGGTCAGGCCAGAAAAGGTACAAGTCTCCAGATGTCCAACTTCCTAGCTTCCACTGTCTCCTCACTAGCATCTCAGGTCCTTCCTCAGGACGGCTCTAACACTCAGCTACTCAGGCCCCAAGAAGCAGGACCAAGCCTGCTTCTGAGCACACACTCCATGACTGGCTCTGACTCTGCAGGCCTAGGTGCCAAAGCCTGACCCAGCCAGAGCACAGCAGGGCCAGCTGCCCCACGAGCTTGGGTGCTCACCTTGCTGCTCCAGAAGAGCATTCTGCCGCTTGAGGTCGTCAATATCTTGCTGGTGTGTGTGGTTTTTCCTTCGCATATACTGGATATACTCTGTGGCTTTGTCTAGGATTTGGGCCCGGGATGCCTGTGGCAATATGAGAAAAAGCACAGGGGACAAAATAAAAACCGAATCCAGGCAGTGAGGGAACCCGGCCTGCAGCAACTGCCTGGGTGGCTAGAATCAAGAGGATAAGGTGGGAAAAGGCTGAAGAAATACAGTAATGGCTACTGTAggccttctttttttgttgtattttttttttttgagacggagtttctttcttgttgcccaggctggagtgcaatggcatgatcttggctcactgcaacctccgtctcccaggttcaagtgattctcctgcctcagcctcctgagtagctaggattacaggcatgcgccaccacc
This region includes:
- the MAX gene encoding protein max isoform X7 — encoded protein: MCYGKARADQVVCSWGIHFSSSLMEDASKRKFRALEKARSSAQLQTNYPSSDNSLYTNAKGSTISAFDGGSDSSSESEPEEPQSRKKLRMEAS
- the MAX gene encoding protein max isoform X4 produces the protein MSDNDDIEVESDADKRAHHNALERKRRDHIKDSFHSLRDSVPSLQGEKASRAQILDKATEYIQYMRRKNHTHQQDIDDLKRQNALLEQQGALPAVGITPGIRCLKRALRSLEWNVLCKYQRLQVFRDSEPSPLSMVVQSGQPVG
- the MAX gene encoding protein max isoform X5, whose translation is MSDNDDIEVESDEEQPRFQSAASRAQILDKATEYIQYMRRKNHTHQQDIDDLKRQNALLEQQVRALEKARSSAQLQTNYPSSDNSLYTNAKGSTISAFDGGSDSSSESEPEEPQSRKKLRMEAS
- the MAX gene encoding protein max isoform X6, with the protein product MLFWSSKGKARADQVVCSWGIHFSSSLMEDASKRKFRALEKARSSAQLQTNYPSSDNSLYTNAKGSTISAFDGGSDSSSESEPEEPQSRKKLRMEAS
- the MAX gene encoding protein max isoform X3, whose protein sequence is MSDNDDIEVESDEEQPRFQSAADKRAHHNALERKRRDHIKDSFHSLRDSVPSLQGEKASRAQILDKATEYIQYMRRKNHTHQQDIDDLKRQNALLEQQGALPAVGITPGIRCLKRALRSLEWNVLCKYQRLQVFRDSEPSPLSMVVQSGQPVG
- the MAX gene encoding protein max isoform X2; its protein translation is MSDNDDIEVESDEEQPRFQSAADKRAHHNALERKRRDHIKDSFHSLRDSVPSLQGEKASRAQILDKATEYIQYMRRKNHTHQQDIDDLKRQNALLEQQVRALEKARSSAQLQTNYPSSDNSLYTNAKGSTISAFDGGSDSSSESEPEEPQSRKKLRMEAS
- the MAX gene encoding protein max, encoding MSDNDDIEVESDADKRAHHNALERKRRDHIKDSFHSLRDSVPSLQGEKASRAQILDKATEYIQYMRRKNHTHQQDIDDLKRQNALLEQQVRALEKARSSAQLQTNYPSSDNSLYTNAKGSTISAFDGGSDSSSESEPEEPQSRKKLRMEAS